One Solanum pennellii chromosome 9, SPENNV200 DNA segment encodes these proteins:
- the LOC107029859 gene encoding uncharacterized protein LOC107029859, whose translation MVKKKESKILLKLLVDKKKDQVVAAETGVDFMDILVSLLTLPMGTIIRLVEAEAGTVGCMNNLYQSVENLDEEDLYIEHCKTLLLNPINPYPKYCMKLKVNLDDSGSKYYKCSNCRYNSYYMDVECKCNGKYNKETFLKDSVENTCGDAYVFLKGGISFLITDGLQVKVASPSSLVQMLSNVGLSDMNQIEEMHVEIGKNEVIHLLVRSLISKTPLSDVFLPKQKQKRARVDTITMTEFGSSISENGTRNNTKKLELKLTVRKSTNMVLCAEAGNDFVDSLFNFLTIPLGSIEDVLKGNSGLGCIDNLYKSVENLDSKWFNTPPPDMNIHRHEKTLKMILLKPGIAPNHKSKNLLLQINEGFELYFSDPRQSVGSNRSSEFEKFAKEPSLFYVLDNLEVRPLSSTSTICLLQQLNVPLHDIEEQMISVGELEALSLLKASLTSTSSALTAGLNHMLKKPRDEDVMSSAKKLHRAG comes from the exons ATGGTTAAGAAGAAAGAATCTAAGATTCTATTGAAGCTTTTGGTGGataaaaagaaggatcaagttGTTGCAGCTGAAACCGGAGTAGATTTTATGGACATACTTGTTAGCCTTCTGACTTTACCAATGGGAACAATAATACGACTCGTTGAAGCAGAGGCTGGAACTGTTGGTTGTATGAATAACTTGTACCAAAGTGTTGAAAACCTCGATGAGGAAGATCTGTACATAGAGCATTGCAAAACCTTGTTACTGAATCCGATAAATCCATATCCAAAATATTGCATGAAGTTAAAAGTGAACTTAGATGATTCAGGGTCTAAGTATTATAAGTGTTCAAATTGTCGATACAACAGTTATTACATGGATGTTGAGTGCAAATGTAATGGGAAGTATAACAAAGAGACGTTTCTGAAAGATTCAGTTGAAAATACTTGTGGCGATGCGTATGTGTTTCTTAAAGGAGGGATATCATTTCTAATCACTGACGGTTTACAAGTCAAGGTTGCTTCTCCAAGCTCGCTTGTTCAGATGCTTTCAAATGTTGGCCTGAGTGATATGAATCAAATCGAGGAGATGCATGTAGAAATTGGCAAAAATGAG GTGATTCATCTACTTGTGCGTTCATTGATCTCAAAGACTCCCTTGTCTGATGTGTTTCTGCCcaagcaaaaacaaaaaagggcAAGAGTAGACACTATCACAATGACCGAGTTTGGATCGTCCATTTCTGAAAATGGAACTAGGAATAACACCAAGAAATTGGAGCTGAAGCTAACAGTAAGAAAGTCTACAAACATGGTCTTGTGTGCCGAAGCAGGCAATGATTTTGTTGATTCTCTCTTCAATTTCTTGACGATTCCTCTAGGATCAATTGAAGATGTTTTAAAAGGGAATTCTGGGTTGGGATGCATAGATAACTTGTACAAAAGTGTGGAGAATTTAGATTCAAAATGGTTTAATACGCCGCCTCCAGATATGAATATACACAGACATGAGAAGACTCTTAAGATGATATTACTCAAGCCTGGTATAGCCCCTAACCATAAATCCAAGAATCTTCTTTTGCAGATTAACGAAGGGTTTGAACTTTACTTTAGTGATCCAAGACAATCCGTAGGTAGTAATCGTAGTAGTGAGTTTGAAAAGTTTGCAAAGGAACCTTCCCTTTTCTATGTTCTGGACAATTTAGAAGTGAGACCATTGTCTTCTACATCAACTATTTGCTTACTCCAACAACTAAATGTTCCTCTGCATGATATTGAAGAGCAAATGATCAGTGTTGGCGAGTTGGAAGCATTGAGCTTGCTGAAAGCCTCTTTAACGTCTACATCATCAGCATTGACAGCAGGCCTAAACCACATGTTGAAGAAGCCGAGAGACGAAGATGTGATGTCTAGTGCGAAGAAACTTCATCGTGCTGGTTAG
- the LOC107029748 gene encoding uncharacterized protein LOC107029748, with translation MEKEEESKVVLKLLVDEKKDQVVAAEAKVDFMDIFVSLLTLPLGTIIRLIKAEAGVVGCMNNLYQSVENLDVEDLFIEHCKTMLLNPRNRYLKYCTRLKVNIDDLGSEKCYHCSGWTTRTYCSKQSYFMNVECPCKGRFNQETILTESCSDKYLFLIGGISYLISDDLQFKPASLTTLFQMLSNVGLSDMNQIKEMNVEVGRNEVIRLLARSFISKTPLSDVFLPKQKQRRAQVDTVTMSESGNLSSISENGTSNSTKKLELKLTVRKSTKKVLCAEADNDFIDFLFNFLTIPIGSIEDVLKGSSGLRCIDNFYKSVEALDSKWFNMPPKQNSYHSEDKSNDNFKTILLKPNVATHYNSENQLLQISEGKSEFYNLHDPRQHIRGSHVPKFRKFAKEPSAFYVMDNLEVRPLSSASTICLLQELNVPMNDIEEQMISFGESEALNLLRASLTSSSSALAEGLNHKLRQQIDEDVKCKTEKLF, from the exons atggaaaaagagGAAGAATCTAAGGTTGTTTTGAAGCTTTTGGTGGATGAAAAGAAGGATCAAGTTGTTGCAGCTGAAGCCAAAGTAGATTTTATGGACATATTCGTTAGCCTTCTTACTTTACCTTTGGGAACCATAATACGGCTCATTAAAGCAGAGGCTGGAGTTGTTGGTTGTATGAACAACTTGTACCAAAGTGTTGAAAACCTCGATGTGGAAGATCTTTTCATAGAGCATTGCAAAACCATGCTGCTAAATCCAAGAAATCGCTATCTGAAGTATTGTACGAGGTTGAAAGTGAACATAGATGATTTAGGGTCCGAGAAGTGTTATCACTGTTCAGGTTGGACAACGCGAACATATTGCTCAAAGCAAAGCTATTTCATGAATGTTGAGTGCCCATGTAAAGGGAGGTTTAATCAAGAGACTATTCTAACTGAGTCTTGTAGTGATAAGTACCTATTTCTTATAGGAGGGATATCATATCTAATCAGTGACGACTTGCAATTCAAGCCTGCTTCTCTAACTACTCTTTTCCAGATGCTTTCTAATGTTGGCCTGAGTGATATGAATCAGATTAAGGAGATGAATGTAGAAGTTGGCAGGAACGAG GTGATTCGTCTACTTGCTCGTTCATTTATTTCTAAGACTCCCTTGTCTGATGTGTTTCTGCCCAAGCAAAAACAAAGAAGGGCACAAGTGGACACTGTAACAATGTCCGAGTCTGGAAATTTGTCGTCCATTTCTGAAAATGGAACGAGTAATAGCACCAAGAAGTTGGAGCTGAAGCTAACAGTAAGGAAGTCTACAAAGAAGGTCTTGTGTGCAGAAGCAGAcaatgattttattgattttctctTCAACTTCTTGACGATTCCTATAGGATCAATTGAAGATGTTCTAAAAGGGAGTTCTGGCTTGAGATGTATCGATAACTTCTATAAAAGTGTGGAGGCTTTAGATTCGAAATGGTTCAATATGCCTCCAAAGCAGAATAGTTACCATAGTGAGGATAAATCTAATGACAACTTTAAGACAATATTACTCAAGCCCAATGTTGCCACACATTATAATTCTGAGAATCAGCTGCTACAGATTTCAGAAGGAAAATCAGAATTTTACAATTTGCATGATCCAAGGCAACACATAAGGGGTAGTCATGTTCCCAAATTTCGTAAGTTCGCAAAGGAACCCTCTGCTTTCTACGTTATGGACAATTTGGAAGTAAGACCTTTGTCTTCTGCATCAACTATTTGCCTACTTCAAGAACTAAATGTGCCCATGAATGATATTGAAGAGCAAATGATCAGTTTTGGCGAGTCAGAAGCATTGAACTTGCTGAGGGCCTCTTtgacatcatcatcatcagctTTGGCAGAGGGCTTAAATCACAAGTTGAGGCAGCAAATAGACGAAGATGTGAAGTGTAAAACGGAGAAACTTTTTTAG